A genomic window from Agrobacterium tumefaciens includes:
- a CDS encoding winged helix-turn-helix transcriptional regulator: MDFSVSQQPFPINDIRSTSRRLVRELGFMGGGFAGTDLPPSAVHALIELDACPGITARDLGKLLRLEKSSVSRMLRKLVLSGDVLEETDGEDSRIKRLYLTGRGQERVGAIHGFANRQVSSAMMRLTPADGHTILEGLRLYADALGDRGEAATPAIEIVEGYRPGLIARITQMHALYYARTSGFGQRFESVVAEGLASFCNRLENPKNAIWVAMRGQEIIGSVAIDGEDLGSGIAHLRWFIVDDGVRGGGVGRRLLAAALAFADEKAFAETHLWTFNGLLAARHLYEANGFTCMEEHPGSQWGSEVLEQRFVRHLKGKAVFSVSD, translated from the coding sequence ATGGATTTCAGCGTGTCACAGCAACCCTTCCCCATAAACGACATCCGCTCCACCTCGCGCCGCCTTGTCCGCGAACTCGGTTTCATGGGTGGGGGTTTCGCTGGCACCGATTTGCCGCCCTCTGCCGTCCATGCGCTGATTGAGCTCGACGCCTGCCCGGGTATCACGGCGCGTGATCTGGGCAAACTGCTCCGGCTTGAGAAGTCAAGCGTCAGCCGCATGCTCCGCAAGCTTGTCCTATCTGGTGATGTTCTGGAGGAGACGGATGGGGAGGATAGTCGCATCAAACGGCTGTATCTCACCGGACGAGGACAGGAGAGGGTTGGAGCAATTCACGGCTTTGCAAACCGGCAGGTCTCGAGCGCCATGATGCGGCTTACGCCGGCGGACGGACATACGATCCTCGAAGGGCTGCGCCTTTACGCCGATGCGCTGGGAGACCGGGGCGAGGCCGCTACGCCCGCGATCGAAATCGTCGAAGGTTACAGGCCGGGCCTCATTGCCCGCATCACGCAGATGCACGCGCTCTATTACGCCCGGACATCGGGTTTCGGCCAGCGCTTCGAATCCGTTGTCGCCGAAGGTCTCGCCTCCTTTTGCAACCGGCTCGAAAACCCGAAAAATGCAATATGGGTCGCAATGCGGGGACAGGAGATCATCGGCTCCGTTGCCATCGACGGCGAGGATCTGGGATCCGGTATCGCGCATCTGCGCTGGTTCATTGTCGATGATGGCGTGCGTGGAGGCGGGGTCGGACGCCGGCTGCTGGCGGCTGCACTTGCCTTTGCAGATGAAAAGGCCTTCGCTGAGACCCATCTATGGACGTTCAACGGCCTTCTGGCCGCACGGCATCTTTATGAAGCCAATGGCTTTACGTGTATGGAGGAACATCCGGGCAGCCAGTGGGGAAGCGAGGTTCTGGAACAGCGTTTTGTCAGGCACCTGAAGGGTAAAGCTGTTTTCTCCGTCAGTGATTAG
- a CDS encoding ABC-F family ATP-binding cassette domain-containing protein — protein sequence MIRIENISKSNSHRILYIEASAALNRGEKIGLVGPNGAGKTTLFRMITGEEQPDEGQVVAEKGMTVGYFNQDVGEMSGRSAVAEVMEGAGPVSEVAAELRQLEAAMSDPDRMDEMDAIIERYGEVQARYEELDGYALEGRAREVLDGLSFSQEMMDGDVGKLSGGWKMRVALARILLMRPDVMLLDEPSNHLDLESLIWLEDFLKNYDGALLMTSHDREFMNRIVTKIIEIDGGSLTTYSGDYGFYEQQRAQNEKQQQAQFERQQAMLAKEIKFIERFKARASHAAQVQSRVKKLDKIDRVEPPRRRQTVAFEFAPAPRSGEDVVALKKVNKAYGSRTIYGELDFMVRRRERWCIMGVNGAGKSTLLKLVTGTTEPDSGNVTLGASVKLGYFAQHAMDVLDGDSTILEWLEERFPKAGQAPLRALAGCFGFSGDDVEKRCRVLSGGEKARLVMAAMLFDPPNFLVLDEPTNHLDLDTKEMLIKALSQYEGTMLFVSHDRHFLAALSNRVLELTPDGIHQYGGGYTEYVESTGQEAPGLRS from the coding sequence ATGATCCGCATCGAAAATATCAGCAAGTCGAACAGTCACCGCATTCTTTACATCGAGGCCTCCGCCGCGCTCAATCGCGGCGAGAAGATTGGCCTTGTCGGCCCGAACGGCGCTGGCAAGACCACGCTGTTCCGGATGATCACCGGCGAGGAACAGCCCGATGAGGGACAGGTCGTTGCCGAAAAGGGCATGACGGTTGGTTATTTCAATCAGGATGTCGGTGAAATGTCCGGTCGCTCCGCCGTGGCCGAAGTCATGGAAGGCGCCGGCCCGGTCAGCGAAGTGGCGGCTGAGCTCAGGCAACTGGAAGCCGCCATGTCCGATCCGGACCGGATGGACGAGATGGACGCCATTATCGAACGTTACGGCGAAGTGCAGGCGCGGTATGAGGAGCTGGACGGCTATGCGCTGGAGGGCCGTGCCCGCGAGGTTCTGGACGGCCTCAGCTTCAGCCAGGAGATGATGGACGGTGATGTTGGAAAACTTTCCGGCGGCTGGAAAATGCGCGTGGCGCTCGCCCGCATTCTTCTGATGCGCCCGGACGTGATGCTGCTCGACGAACCCTCTAACCATCTCGATCTTGAAAGCCTGATCTGGCTCGAGGATTTTCTGAAGAATTATGACGGCGCGCTTTTGATGACCTCGCACGACCGCGAATTCATGAACCGCATCGTCACCAAGATCATCGAGATCGACGGCGGCAGCCTCACCACCTATTCCGGCGATTACGGCTTTTACGAACAGCAGCGCGCGCAGAACGAAAAACAGCAGCAGGCGCAGTTCGAGCGTCAGCAGGCCATGCTTGCCAAGGAAATTAAATTCATTGAGCGCTTCAAGGCGCGCGCCTCGCACGCTGCACAAGTGCAGAGCCGGGTGAAGAAACTCGACAAGATCGACCGTGTCGAACCGCCGCGCCGGCGCCAGACGGTCGCTTTCGAATTCGCACCGGCACCCCGATCGGGTGAGGATGTCGTCGCACTGAAAAAAGTGAACAAGGCTTATGGCAGCCGCACGATCTATGGTGAACTGGACTTCATGGTACGCCGTAGGGAACGCTGGTGCATCATGGGCGTCAACGGCGCCGGAAAATCGACATTGCTGAAACTGGTGACCGGCACAACCGAGCCGGATTCCGGCAATGTCACGCTCGGCGCCAGCGTCAAGCTCGGTTATTTCGCCCAGCACGCCATGGATGTTCTGGATGGTGACAGCACCATTCTCGAATGGCTGGAAGAACGCTTTCCGAAAGCCGGGCAAGCGCCGCTGCGCGCCCTTGCCGGCTGTTTCGGCTTTTCCGGCGATGACGTGGAAAAACGCTGCCGCGTCCTCTCCGGCGGCGAGAAAGCCCGTCTCGTCATGGCGGCCATGCTGTTTGATCCGCCGAATTTCCTCGTTCTGGACGAACCGACGAACCATCTCGATCTCGACACCAAGGAAATGCTGATCAAGGCCCTGTCGCAATATGAAGGCACGATGCTGTTCGTTTCCCACGATCGCCATTTCCTCGCCGCCCTTTCAAACCGGGTGCTGGAGCTGACGCCGGATGGCATCCACCAATATGGCGGCGGATACACGGAATATGTGGAAAGCACCGGACAGGAAGCGCCGGGCCTGCGGAGCTAG
- a CDS encoding 2-hydroxyacid dehydrogenase, translating into MRIVVYSAKPYDRQFLDAATPSGMRMQYCEARLSLETVALAKGAVAICAFVNDDLSRPVLEKLVESGVRLVALRCAGFNQVDLAAAETLGLTIARVPAYSPYAVAEHTMALILALNRKIHRAYNRVREGNFALDGLLGFDLHGKTVGIVGTGKIGAIFARIAAGFGCRLIGHDPYPNPDCEALGMVYVAREELLRTSDILALMCPLTPQTRHLIRRETLPLLKKGVMLVNTSRGAIIDTRAAIAGLKDGTIGSLGIDVYEEEADLFFEDLSNDVLRDDVFARLLTFPNVLVTGHQGFFTQEALKNIADTTIGNIQSFFDTGKALHTVSTQQLANPA; encoded by the coding sequence ATGCGGATCGTGGTCTATAGCGCCAAACCCTATGACAGGCAGTTTCTTGACGCCGCTACCCCGTCCGGCATGCGGATGCAATATTGCGAAGCGCGCCTCTCCCTTGAGACGGTGGCTCTCGCTAAAGGAGCTGTCGCGATCTGCGCCTTCGTCAACGACGATCTGTCGCGACCCGTGCTCGAGAAGCTGGTGGAGAGCGGCGTGCGGCTCGTCGCCCTGCGCTGCGCCGGCTTCAATCAGGTTGATCTCGCGGCGGCCGAGACGCTGGGCCTGACAATCGCCCGTGTCCCCGCCTATTCGCCCTATGCAGTCGCCGAGCACACCATGGCACTCATCCTGGCGCTCAACCGCAAGATTCACCGCGCCTATAACCGGGTGCGCGAAGGCAACTTCGCCCTTGATGGGCTGCTTGGTTTCGATCTGCACGGCAAGACGGTCGGCATCGTCGGCACGGGAAAGATCGGCGCGATTTTTGCGCGCATCGCGGCCGGCTTCGGCTGTCGTCTCATCGGGCACGATCCATATCCGAATCCCGATTGCGAGGCCCTGGGCATGGTTTATGTTGCCCGGGAGGAGTTGCTCCGCACATCGGACATTCTTGCGCTGATGTGCCCGCTCACGCCTCAGACCCGCCATCTGATCCGCAGGGAAACGTTACCACTGCTGAAAAAAGGCGTGATGCTCGTCAACACCAGCCGCGGCGCAATCATCGATACGCGGGCCGCGATTGCAGGTCTGAAGGATGGCACGATCGGCAGTCTCGGCATCGATGTCTACGAAGAGGAGGCCGATCTCTTCTTCGAAGATCTTTCAAACGACGTGCTGCGCGACGATGTCTTCGCGCGACTGCTGACCTTCCCCAATGTTCTGGTCACTGGCCATCAGGGTTTCTTCACGCAGGAAGCTCTCAAGAATATCGCGGACACCACGATCGGCAACATCCAGAGCTTCTTCGACACCGGCAAAGCCCTGCACACCGTTTCCACCCAGCAGCTGGCAAACCCTGCCTGA
- a CDS encoding Lrp/AsnC family transcriptional regulator, with translation MSIAKYMPDELDRQIIAHLRVDGRASLAKLSDVLGVARGTVQNRLDRLTETGTLLGFTVRVREDYDDRAVHAVMMIEVMGKSTTQVIRKLRGIAEISSLHTTNGNWDLVANIRAGSLSDFDRVLREVRMIDGVSNSETSLLLSSV, from the coding sequence ATGAGCATCGCCAAATACATGCCCGATGAGCTAGACCGGCAAATCATTGCCCATCTGAGGGTCGACGGCCGCGCCTCGCTGGCCAAGCTGTCCGATGTATTGGGCGTGGCGCGCGGTACGGTTCAAAACAGGTTGGACCGGTTGACGGAAACCGGCACGCTGCTTGGTTTTACCGTGCGTGTGCGTGAGGATTATGATGACCGGGCGGTGCATGCGGTCATGATGATCGAGGTCATGGGCAAATCCACCACGCAGGTCATCCGCAAGCTGCGTGGTATCGCAGAGATTTCCTCGCTGCACACCACCAATGGCAACTGGGACCTCGTGGCCAATATTCGCGCCGGAAGCCTCTCGGATTTCGATCGCGTGCTGCGCGAGGTCCGCATGATAGACGGTGTCTCGAACAGCGAAACCAGCCTCTTGCTGAGTAGCGTCTAA
- a CDS encoding alpha-hydroxy-acid oxidizing protein, protein MQLKDCYNFHDFRRMAKQRLPGPIFNYIDGAADDEVTYRRNTAAFENCDLVPDVLRGVADVDMSVTVMGQKLAMPVYCSPTALQRLFHHQGERAVAAAAGKYGTMFGVSSLGTTSLEEARRISGGPQVYQFYFHKDRGLNRDMMARAKTAGVQTMMLTVDSITGGNRERDKRTGFAIPFKLNLSGIAQFAIKPAWGINYLTHERFSLPQLDGHIKMDGGALSISRYFTEMLDPSMNWDDVAQMVREWGGPFCLKGIMSVDDARRAVEIGCSGIVLSNHGGRQLDGSRSAFDQLSEIVDAVGDRIDVMMDGGVQRGTHVLKALSLGAKAVGLGRYYLFPLAAAGQSGVERALELMRIEIERGMKLMGCTTVDQLTRRNVRFRD, encoded by the coding sequence ATGCAACTCAAGGACTGCTATAATTTCCACGACTTTCGCCGCATGGCGAAGCAGCGTCTTCCCGGACCGATCTTCAACTACATAGACGGCGCCGCCGATGACGAGGTGACGTACCGCCGCAACACGGCCGCCTTCGAGAACTGTGATCTCGTTCCCGACGTGTTGCGCGGCGTCGCGGATGTGGACATGTCTGTCACCGTCATGGGCCAGAAGCTGGCGATGCCGGTCTATTGTTCCCCGACGGCGCTGCAGCGGCTCTTTCACCATCAGGGTGAGCGGGCAGTCGCGGCGGCTGCGGGAAAATATGGCACCATGTTCGGCGTCTCCTCGCTTGGCACCACCAGCCTCGAGGAAGCGCGCCGCATCAGCGGCGGGCCGCAGGTCTATCAGTTCTATTTCCACAAGGACCGTGGCCTAAACCGCGATATGATGGCACGGGCCAAGACTGCCGGCGTGCAGACGATGATGCTGACGGTGGATAGCATCACGGGTGGAAACCGCGAGCGGGACAAGCGAACCGGCTTTGCCATTCCCTTCAAGCTCAATCTTTCCGGCATCGCGCAATTCGCAATCAAGCCTGCCTGGGGCATTAATTACCTCACGCACGAGCGCTTCAGCCTGCCGCAGCTTGATGGCCACATCAAAATGGATGGTGGCGCGCTCTCCATCAGCCGCTATTTCACCGAGATGCTCGACCCTTCCATGAACTGGGACGATGTGGCGCAGATGGTGCGCGAATGGGGCGGCCCCTTTTGCCTGAAGGGGATCATGTCCGTCGATGACGCAAGACGCGCCGTCGAGATCGGCTGCAGCGGCATTGTGCTTTCCAATCACGGCGGCCGCCAGCTGGATGGCTCCCGCAGCGCCTTCGATCAGCTCTCCGAGATTGTCGATGCGGTCGGTGACCGGATCGACGTCATGATGGATGGCGGCGTGCAGCGCGGGACGCATGTTCTCAAGGCGCTCTCTCTCGGGGCGAAGGCCGTGGGGCTTGGCCGCTATTATCTTTTCCCGCTGGCTGCCGCCGGGCAATCCGGTGTGGAGCGCGCTCTTGAGCTGATGCGTATCGAGATCGAGCGCGGCATGAAGCTGATGGGTTGCACCACGGTCGACCAGCTGACACGCCGGAACGTGCGGTTTCGCGACTAA
- a CDS encoding ornithine cyclodeaminase: protein MPLSPSAKALIPFVSVENMMRLVHHIGIEQMLVELTDAIEADFRRWECFDKTPRVASHSREGVIELMPTSDGEIYGFKYVNGHPKNMAEGLQTVTAFGLLASVSTGYPVLLTEMTLLTALRTAATSAMAARHLAPKGADTMAMIGNGAQAEFQALAMKAVLGIKEVRLYDIDPRATEKTAANLKGSGLTVTPCKSAQAAIEGAGIVTTCTADKQYATILTDNMVGAGVHINAIGGDCPGKTELHRDILLRADTFVEYPPQTRIEGEIQQMDPDYQVTELWKVIVGEAEGRRDAGQITLFDSVGFAIEDFSALRYVRGKLEGSAFYKEIDIIADPDDPRDLFGMLQRARA, encoded by the coding sequence ATGCCCCTGTCCCCATCCGCCAAAGCCCTTATCCCCTTCGTCAGCGTCGAAAACATGATGCGCCTCGTGCATCATATCGGCATCGAGCAGATGCTCGTTGAGCTAACCGACGCCATCGAAGCCGATTTTCGCCGATGGGAGTGCTTCGACAAGACACCCCGCGTTGCCTCCCATTCCCGCGAAGGCGTCATCGAACTGATGCCAACATCAGACGGTGAGATTTACGGCTTCAAATATGTGAACGGCCATCCGAAAAACATGGCCGAGGGGCTCCAGACCGTGACCGCTTTCGGCCTGCTTGCCTCAGTCTCGACCGGTTATCCAGTGCTTTTGACCGAGATGACGCTCCTGACGGCGCTGCGCACTGCCGCCACCTCGGCAATGGCCGCCCGCCATCTTGCGCCGAAGGGTGCCGACACCATGGCGATGATCGGCAACGGAGCTCAGGCGGAATTCCAGGCGCTGGCCATGAAGGCGGTACTCGGCATAAAGGAAGTGCGCCTTTACGACATCGACCCCCGCGCCACCGAAAAGACAGCCGCGAACCTGAAAGGGAGCGGCCTGACCGTGACCCCATGCAAATCGGCACAGGCCGCAATCGAAGGGGCCGGCATCGTCACCACCTGCACCGCCGACAAGCAATATGCGACAATCCTGACCGACAATATGGTCGGCGCCGGTGTGCACATCAACGCCATCGGCGGCGATTGTCCCGGCAAGACGGAACTGCACAGGGATATATTGCTGCGCGCCGACACCTTCGTTGAATATCCGCCGCAGACGCGTATCGAGGGTGAAATTCAGCAGATGGACCCGGATTATCAGGTGACCGAGCTTTGGAAAGTAATCGTCGGCGAAGCCGAAGGACGGCGGGACGCAGGCCAGATCACCCTGTTCGACAGCGTCGGTTTCGCCATAGAGGACTTTTCCGCACTGCGTTACGTGCGCGGAAAGCTGGAGGGCTCCGCCTTTTACAAGGAGATCGACATCATCGCCGATCCCGATGATCCACGCGATCTCTTCGGCATGCTGCAACGCGCCCGGGCCTGA